In Papaver somniferum cultivar HN1 chromosome 1, ASM357369v1, whole genome shotgun sequence, a genomic segment contains:
- the LOC113272683 gene encoding microtubule-associated protein RP/EB family member 1-like, which produces MVELISGSTANSENTKKESVPGISVTPSSITTQPTDPSSVERAPSIVTPPITRDRSAAASNVPAQLVNPGSSKSAPSGVTPPVSRARAAATSPNVSSSMAPPTTTNSPIPSPTGRETGGTRGNRPYVTIADLMERQEVLSRAQMDMVSTQKEVLVFPVTMRNTSNTPGTSTSVERVPMDEDIGVGTPS; this is translated from the coding sequence ATGGTGGAACTCATATCCGGATCAACTGCGAACTCCgagaacacaaaaaaagaatctgTCCCTGGTATTAGCGTTACTCCTAGTAGCATCACTACACAACCTACTGACCCCAGCAGCGTCGAGAGAGCTCCTTCAATTGtaacacctccaatcaccagggACAGATccgctgccgcctctaatgtTCCTGCACAACTTGTTAATCCTGGAAGCTCCaaaagcgctccttcaggcgttacgccgCCAGTCAGCAGAGCTAGAGCTGCCGCTACCTCTCCCAATGTTTCGTCAAGCATGGCTCCTCCGACCACCACCAATTCTCCAATTCCCTCACCAACGggaagagaaaccggaggaaccagaggaaaCCGACCCTAtgtcaccatcgctgatttgatggaacgacagGAGGTTCTTTCTAGAGCCCAGATGGACATGGTCTCGACGCAGAAAGAAGTACTAGTCTTTCCAGTGACGATGAGGAACACCTCCAACACCCCCGGCACCAGCACCTCGGTGGAACGCGTCCCCATGGACGAGGATATTGGTGTCGGAACCCCATCATAA